Part of the Quercus lobata isolate SW786 chromosome 6, ValleyOak3.0 Primary Assembly, whole genome shotgun sequence genome, ccttttttgttcTCATTCAAACATGAGAAATAATCAAAGCTGCCacctttataatttttattttttcagtcTTTGGATTTTAAATATCAACTCCTGTCACCATCAATTACATCTATGTATTTGGAAGACCATATCCAAGGcgtgatttttattttagatattcTAAACTGACaattttggagaagaaagaagtaGGAGTCATAATGAAGGCGAAtgtaattttcttctttattttgtctACTTTTGAACATCATGCAAAAGGGTTTTCTAAGTATTTGTCATGAACTTGAAGTAGGATCATTGTTGTAATATATCGATTATGTGGATTTGATTAGGTGAGTTTAATGCTGTCATTGATATGCAGAAGTATGTAGAGTCCCCCCACATTAGGTGTTTAGTATGTCAATATTGACCTTATAATTGATTATAAGACATCACTTGATTAGCTTCTTTTATGGCTTTTTATCAAGAACTTGATTATGTGATTGTGAGGTATCCATTAGTACATTTGAGTATTTTACACCCTTTTTGGCTTTTGGAATGTGAATTGGTAGAAATTCAGGagttcttttgaattttttgaaatgtgtGATTAATTAAAGGTTGTAGTCCACGGAAAAGCAGCATTGATGCTTATAGTTAATGTAGCCATGAATTTTTTTGATGCGTGTATGAAAAAACTTCCATGTTTTTATGCAGAAGAATGCTCCTTGGCTATCAGTGCCACAATTTGGGGACTGGGACCAGAAAGGTCAAGTGCCAGATTACTCTCTCgatttctcaaaaataagggaaaataGGAAGCAAAACAAGAGGGATGTATCTAGAGCGAGTCTTGGAAATGAAGAAGAGCTCATTGCttctaccaccaccaccaccaccaacaccgaTGCAAGCACCACAAATAGTGATGACCAACACCACCACTACCATCAGGGCCAGCACTCTCCAACTGTAAGATTCTTGTCTAGCTTTCTGCTTTGGTACATCATGCACTATTTTTTGTGACATTGTTTAATAATGTTGCTAGTACTGCTAGACATGTAGTAGTTGGTGGTTATAAAGGAGAGGAACATAATTGATAAT contains:
- the LOC115950740 gene encoding uncharacterized protein LOC115950740 isoform X2, yielding MEDRKEKNAPWLSVPQFGDWDQKGQVPDYSLDFSKIRENRKQNKRDVSRASLGNEEELIASTTTTTTNTDASTTNSDDQHHHYHQGQHSPTTRRSFLSYFNCCVKA
- the LOC115950740 gene encoding uncharacterized protein LOC115950740 isoform X1, whose translation is MEDRKEKNAPWLSVPQFGDWDQKGQVPDYSLDFSKIRENRKQNKRDVSRASLGNEEELIASTTTTTTNTDASTTNSDDQHHHYHQGQHSPTNSVKSNKKIGHILGHWRRIPSKMTRRSFLSYFNCCVKA